TCTGGGACTCTTCAGACAGATCGAACGCTCGGCTCGACAGTCGACGCAGACCGTAACCCTGGAGCTGTGCGAGCAGTTCGAGGTCGTGATCGATCTTCGCGGCATAGATGTCGTTGAAGAAGTAGTCGGGCTTCACTTTGAAGAAGCGCGCAAAAGCAGCGACGGTCTCGTCCGACGGGTTGGTGCGTTGTCCCGAGCGGAGCTGTGAGATGTACGGCTTGGAGATCTGGTGGCCGTCCTCGATCAACGCGGAGGCAACCTCGGCGTTGGTGTGGGGCTTGCGCCCGGGAGGATGGACACTGTCGAACAATTTGTTCAGTCGTTCTGCAAAGTCAGCCATTGTGAACCGCCCCGTAATCCTCTCTATCAGCGATTGTTTCGTTCAGCGAATCCCACGATATCACGCGGATAACCGATTGGTAGCTCGCTGTAGTCCATTCAGTGGGCTCGGGTCGCAAAGTCGGGTTCTGTGATTAGGGGAGCTCCGAGGCGGATTCCGTCGAGTTCGGGGGCAATTTCAGGTCCGTCGATATCGCAATAGGACCATTTATGCGGGAACTGCGGACCTACTCCAGTGCTGCCTATTGTCACCATAACGAACCGTTTACCCGTTTTGCGTGCAGTAGCTATACGTTAACCCGGTTTTGGCGGTTCTTTCGGTTCGAATAATCGCAGTTCAGCCCCCGGTTGACTGCAGTTAACCTGCAGAAGCTGGCCTTATCGGGACTTCTGGCCCGAATTGCCGAGATGTGGCCCACAGTCTGCTGCGCAGAGGGCGGTCGGGGTTTACCGAAAAGGGCGTTCGCCACTAGCCATGGCCTGATGGTTGGCGCAAAATTGTGACATGAAACACATCATGAGTGACGAAGAGTTACGCCGAGCGATTCGTGCCCTCCAAGATCGCGCCCTCGATGCGCGCAAGCGTGGAGACCGTGAAGCAGCAGACGCAATCGAGCGCACCATGCGTGACTATCAAGACCAGATGGCGCACCGCTTGTAGATAAATGCACCATGGTGATGGTCCCCGGCGAAGGGGACATAAGCCCTGCCGGCAGGTGCTGCGTGCGTACACTTCCCTTCCATGTCCACAGTGCTAGCGCGGGGGAGTGTAAAGCCATGTCGATAAGGTCGCTCGATGGAAAGAAATGCCTGATCACGGGTGCGGGTAGCGGGATCGGTCGAGCTACGGCGATCGCGGCGGGCGCTGGCGGGGCAGAGTTGTTTCTCACGGATATCAACAGTTCCGGTCTTGATGAGACCGTCGAAATGGTGTCCTCGGCCGGCGGTACCGTCAGCGTGGCAGAAGCGTTCGATGTTTCCGATTACGACGCCGTATCGAAATTCGGCGCAGAAGTGGCTGAGCAGTTCGGATCGATGGATGTCGTGATGAACGTTGCCGGCATATCGGCGTGGGGAACAATCGAGAATCTCGAGCATCGGCACTGGCGATCCATGGTGGACGTCAACCTCATGGGTCCCATTCATGTCATGGAGACGTTCATTCCGCCGATGATCCGCGCCGGAAAGGGCGGTCATCTGGTCAATGTCTCGTCGGCCGCCGGACTGCTCGCTCTGCCCTGGCATGCGGCATACAGTGCCAGCAAGTTCGGTCTACGTGGCGTGTCAGAGGTGCTTCGGTACGATCTGAAGCGTCACGGTATCGGCGTGAGCCTCGTTGTCCCGGGTGGGGTGAAGACTCCGTTGGTGGGCACCGTCGAGATTGCGGGTATCGATCGGGAAGACCCGCGGGTCAAGTCATTGGTCCATCGATTCGAGAAGCGGGCGGTCTCCCCGGAAAAAGTGGCGGCATGCATTCTCTCCGGAATCGAGAAGAATCGATATCTGGTTTATACGTCCAATGACATCCGGTTCGGTTATTGGTGGGCTCGCAAGTTCTCTCCGCCCTATGAATTTGTTATGCAGAAAGCGAACGACCAGTTCGCCAAGCTGTTACCACGCTCGTAATTAACTGTCGGTTAGGACCTGTGTCGAACTCGGATAGGGACCAAGGTCACCAAAATGTCAAAGAGCTTTCGATTTGGTATCGAATTCAACTTTCCGCCCGAGCGTGTCCATGCGGCATTGACGGATACCCGGTATTGGATGGTCCGACTTGGCGACCTGTATTCCAAAGCCGTTATCGAAGTCGGGGGTGGAGCCATAACGGTGTCGTTAGCCGACAATCTCGAATCGTCGGCATTGCCGGGGCTGATTGCAAAGCTGGCTCCGGACCGACTCGGCGTCGAGCGAGCTGATCGGTGGGGTCCGCTCTCCGACGGCCGGGCCGTCGGATCGGTGACCGGGAGAACACACGGATTGCCTATCCGCATCGAGGTCGACCTCGAATTGGCTGAGTCA
The nucleotide sequence above comes from Rhodococcus sp. KBS0724. Encoded proteins:
- a CDS encoding helix-turn-helix domain-containing protein; the protein is MADFAERLNKLFDSVHPPGRKPHTNAEVASALIEDGHQISKPYISQLRSGQRTNPSDETVAAFARFFKVKPDYFFNDIYAAKIDHDLELLAQLQGYGLRRLSSRAFDLSEESQNLLTTMAEKLRASEGLPEVPPDASR
- a CDS encoding SDR family oxidoreductase yields the protein MSIRSLDGKKCLITGAGSGIGRATAIAAGAGGAELFLTDINSSGLDETVEMVSSAGGTVSVAEAFDVSDYDAVSKFGAEVAEQFGSMDVVMNVAGISAWGTIENLEHRHWRSMVDVNLMGPIHVMETFIPPMIRAGKGGHLVNVSSAAGLLALPWHAAYSASKFGLRGVSEVLRYDLKRHGIGVSLVVPGGVKTPLVGTVEIAGIDREDPRVKSLVHRFEKRAVSPEKVAACILSGIEKNRYLVYTSNDIRFGYWWARKFSPPYEFVMQKANDQFAKLLPRS
- a CDS encoding DUF2505 domain-containing protein, yielding MSKSFRFGIEFNFPPERVHAALTDTRYWMVRLGDLYSKAVIEVGGGAITVSLADNLESSALPGLIAKLAPDRLGVERADRWGPLSDGRAVGSVTGRTHGLPIRIEVDLELAESGEARSVLNVDGWAEVKIPVVGGQIERLLKNMAQDLLRRDHDAVEAFLLNP